The following are encoded in a window of Clarias gariepinus isolate MV-2021 ecotype Netherlands chromosome 8, CGAR_prim_01v2, whole genome shotgun sequence genomic DNA:
- the si:dkey-196h17.9 gene encoding uncharacterized protein si:dkey-196h17.9, with protein MSFIYNKVTCLVPVLEDSRLVSYLVDSYNRHLFDMLRLLTNKSSSVKDSLFLLQWVKNTYFSQDHEGCLIKQRGVLSVSDPFLLSDWLEYSKQKLLTLVQEDISTTLHNILQHDDPKSICEDNNEETFIQVQLDVIQCLNAHIQASKTVSHTMQKAVQRLCCDELHNFIQRYVNAQRVDEASLSHDFRIIYTCRHLRSYALSVIDLNNNTDSSTLLLLKNLETQSLSSAQQQFANIAKENIKKYFSEDDRHLNDMIIIIQNIIATFPQIEQGNETKELIVKAAYHSITRSYLECLLQMKYKKLEKRWDDVEKKIMWDAEQFHSLFANQSGSDDKQKTLLLKMGEILQCHNADTLKLLCADLYITFPKESEAYTSALLRWRGKLPRRQIKEIISVSREAKDYIRNIDHVRPHSLWCCLR; from the exons ATgagttttatttacaataaggTGACTTGCTTAGTTCCAGTCTTGGAGGATTCACGACTAGTGAGTTACCTGGTTGACAGTTATAATCGCCACCTGTTTGACATGTTGCGCTTGTTAACGAATAAAAGTTCATCAGTAAAAGACTCCTTGTTCCTGCTACAGTGGGTGAAGAATACATACTTTAG TCAGGACCATGAAGGATGCCTAATCAAACAGAGGGGGGTACTCAGTGTATCAGACCCTTTCTTGCTGTCTGACTGGTTGGAGTACTCAAAGCAAAAACTCCTTACACTTGTTCAAGAGGATATCTCAACCACCCTGCACAATATCTTGCAACATGATGACCCTAAGAGTATTTGTGAAGACAACAACGAGGAGACTTTCATTCAAGTTCAACTTGATGTTATACAG TGTCTTAATGCTCATATTCAGGCAAGTAAGACAGTCAGCCATACAATGCAAAAAGCTGTACAAAGACTTTGTTGCGATGAACTTCACAATTTCATACAGAG GTATGTAAATGCACAAAGGGTCGATGAGGCATCTTTATCACATGATTTCAGGATAATTTATACCTGTAGGCACCTCAG GTCCTATGCTCTAAGTGTTATTGATTTAAACAATAACACAGATTCATCCACTCTTCTATTGTTAAAAAACTTGGAGACTCAGTCTTTATCCAGTGCACAGCAGCAGTTTGCAAACATAGCAAAG GAAAATATAAAGAAGTATTTCAGCGAAGACGATAGACATTTGAATGATATGATAATCATAATTCAAAACATAATTGCAACTTTTCCACAAATAGAACAGGGAAATGagacaaaagag cttaTTGTAAAAGCAGCATACCACAGTATTACTAGATCATACCTGGAGTGTTTACTGCAAATGAAGTACAAAAAACTGGAAAAGAGATGGGATGATGTGGAAAAAAAGATAATGTGGGATGCTGAACAATTTCACTCTCTCTTTGCAAATCAG AGTGGAAGTGATGATAAGCAGAAAACGCTCCTGTTAAAAATGGGTGAGATTTTACAGTGTCATAATGCAGATACTCTTAAACTTCTATGCGCAGACCTGTACATCACATTCCCTAAGGAGAG TGAGGCGTACACATCTGCCCTACTGCGTTGGAGAGGAAAATTGCCAAGACGACAGATTAAGGAAATAATTAGTGTCAGTAGGGAAGCTAAAGACTACATCAGAAATATAGACCATGTCAGACCCCATTCATTGTGGTGCTGTCTTCGATGA
- the tnfaip2b gene encoding tumor necrosis factor alpha-induced protein 2 isoform X2 → MASNTCWRLPDCFRAGLSTEQDGAMTVGSSSPRVRKVSPSKSKFSKFTQHLPFFKRNNHVQDVPDVPGEVKYKEVLLSFQQNLQQHHFAVAEKQLICCEEKLFALKQDEIESSMPMLEEKEELNKDNRDLLNRVMSTIEMSFDVQTDEAKEILKEAVLVIDQEEEQDRRWEGVENYPSWRPMCYRDDHDRLLQRMVLQRMEEATLDSNITLGSSVQREITARGKQLKKDLLQIAKNVQTCYPKENVCQLYAKMYHQVFCDKLREIAEYGLADDDCRHVLQWVNTFYPEILRHEILSGVIEYEHFEPLLPTSTLKQLEEQFLVAKENELRTWCQSALSAEKEADPKLRDNCYLSHLAFDVIQCVNAFLTSSTNVLGSWSKTQRITHQLKDFFINYQDFLEKVIEDNQVTADAVLKANLPCIRDFRDYIMTNPNHFPQHVQNDCIDLLTRTRDTCHNYFIKPIHKALKGTYSKVGTREWIKHNEDVCNELLEGVDKQIQEIRNLDEACLKDLVSKLHEEVLAEYVRKMMKKKIKFKDEKKLQQAAEALCTNSQRMHMLFTRAGSNMKHLEDILPKLAELLTLNDPQIIELQLVVLSNNYPDLCEVHVSAWLYLRANLSTSDLKKIKKTFAMYHGQTSESTVECQDPLHSSRNFFSKVTIK, encoded by the exons ATGGCATCCAATACATGCTGGAGGTTACCGGACTGTTTTCGGGCAGGACTCAGTACTGAGCAGGATG GAGCCATGACTGTTGGATCATCATCTCCCAGAGTCAGAAAGGTCTCACCTTCTAAGTCAAAATTTTCCAAATTTACACAACACCTACCATTTTTCAAACGGAATAATCACGTTCAGGACGTTCCGGACGTTCCAGGTGAAGTCAAGTATAAAG AAGTTCTGTTATCCTTCCAGCAGAACCTACAGCAGCATCACTTCGCAGTGGCAGAGAAGCAGCTGATTTGTTGCGAGGAGAAGTTGTTTGCATTGAAGCAAGATGAGATTGAATCCAGCATGCCCATGTTGGAGGAAAAGGAGGAATTGAACAAAGATAACAGAGACCTTTTAAACAGAGTTATGTCAACAATTGAGATGTCTTTTGATGTTCAAACTGACGAAGcgaaagaaattttaaaagagGCTGTCTTAGTCATAGACCAAGAAGAAGAGCAGGACAGGAGATGGGAAGGGGTTGAGAATTATCCTTCATGGAGGCCAATGTGTTACAGAGATGATCATGACAGACTGCTTCAGAGAATGGTGTTACAGCGGATGGAAGAGGCAACGCTAGATTCAAACATTACCCTTGGATCTTCAGTTCAACGGGAGATCACTGCCAGGGGTAAACAACTAAAGAAAGACCTGCTGCAAATTGCAAAGAATGTGCAGACCTGCTACCCAAAAGAGAATGTGTGCCaactgtatgccaaaatgtaccATCAAGTTTTTTGTGATAAGCTCAGAGAAATTGCTGAGTATGGACTTGCTGATGATGACTGCAGACATGTACTTCAGTGGGTGAACACTTTTTACCCTGA GATTTTGAGGCATGAAATACTCTCTGGGGTGATTGAATATGAACATTTTGAGCCTCTCCTACCTACAAGTACTCTTAAGCAGTTGGAAGAACAGTTTTTGGTTGCTAAGGAG AATGAACTGCGTACATGGTGTCAATCAGCCTTGAGCGCTGAAAAGGAAGCTGATCCTAAACTGAGGGACAATTGCTACTTAAGCCATCTAGCCTTTGATGTGATTCAG TGTGTCAATGCTTTTCTTACATCATCAACGAATGTGCTGGGCTCTTGGTCAAAAACACAGAGAATCACACATcagttaaaagatttttttattaa TTACCAGGATTTCCTTGAAAAGGTAATTGAGGATAATCAGGTGACTGCTGATGCTGTATTGAAGGCCAACCTGCCTTGTATCAGAGATTTCAG GGATTATATAATGACAAATCCAAATCACTTCCCTCAACACGTCCAGAATGACTGTATAGATCTGCTGACCAGGACAAGAGACACATGCCACAATTATTTCATCAAACCAATCCATAAAGCCCTCAAG GGAACGTATTCTAAAGTGGGCACCAGAGAATGGATTAAACACAATGAAGATGTGTGTAATGAATTGCTTGAAGGGGTGGATAAACAGATTCAGGAAATTAGAAATCTGGATGAGGCGTGCCTTAAG GACCTGGTCAGCAAGCTTCATGAAGAAGTATTAGCTGAATATGTGCGGAAAATGATGAAGAAAAAGATTAAATTTAAAGATGAGAAGAAGCTACAACAGGCAGCTGAAGCATTATGCACAAACAGTCAGAGAATGCATATGCTGTTTACTAGGGCT GGGTCAAACATGAAACACTTGGAAGACATCCTGCCCAAACTAGCTGAACTACTTACGCTAAATGATCCACAGATCATTGAACTTCAGCTGGTCGTCCTGTCTAACAATTACCCAGACCTCTG TGAAGTGCATGTCTCCGCTTGGCTTTACCTCAGGGCAAACCTGTCTACCTCAGAcctcaaaaaaattaagaagaCCTTTGCTATGTATCATGGTCAGACTTCAGAAAGCACTGTAGAATGTCAGGATCCTCTTCATTCAAGCAGGAATTTCTTCTCCAAAGTAACCATTAAGTAA
- the LOC128529386 gene encoding exocyst complex component 3-like protein 4 isoform X2: MADSVSGEADRRSDISACTEDRTEMAENNKTQINVKKKKKNSIIKSVKGSFLSPKNKEADNKTKRTNTENDLGNSLDDPQSPSSPMESPLTQQESLRQKLRFGSKKKNLPKQEHIEACKEGLIIPEEEKSEATRSTADEVLKLYVLPEIPPIPLSVMQINNLIKDNILEKAYVNILSLREEVQCEKEALAGNDSPGELLNKEKDLSMLYNNLRDKLTEIVQQSSAQPSFNKELLVQMSGIIQEEEKREGDAGKMGGWRDVWRAAIQRGVKETLEKIHLDSHEQNVSWLAIHLGQVGKVIVEQLEKVKAELTSSYPPSFNVFETYVSSFHKAVAEHLKVLLGKVTEVKDYYALLDFILKRYHSEKIMGSKSLQPELKEELKTLKLEDDFLGQIKKAYCNCLKADVRSTLDSIIKLENDEMWKEQNKPQINEDLYISHIHMDILMYIKGPIQASSLLDVELEQKVMCCCLDELKKFPKRFESAFVQWNKTLLDPSLWAEYHITYINSFRDLKEQIEIYRQKCPSEVEELCKELHELINLLSQAFLEHFKTDTKPHLRLMITREWLRSEENFQQLHKKIEILSQQCKHLSPNHAPNSVQNWLYPVGDHMQKIIGEKKKSEIQAYLEPLVNDYPDFSQKHLSAILYFRGVKRGRKRRMILQKLSDLKQHDRNTGSKEHALFSQMETAVNTDCLANVPVCSLL; the protein is encoded by the exons ATGGCAGATAGTGTAAGCGGTGAAGCAGATAGGCGTAGTGACATTTCAGCATGTACTGAGGACAGAACAGAAATGgcagaaaacaataaaacacagataaatgtcaaaaagaagaagaagaacagcaTAATAAAATCTGTCAAAGGAAGCTTTTTGTCCCCAAAAAACAAAGAGGCAGATAACAAAACAAAGAGGACAAATACAGAAAATGACCTTGGTAATTCCTTGGACGATCCACAATCTCCATCTTCACCAA TGGAAAGCCCGCTTACCCAACAAGAATCTCTAAGACAGAAACTGCGTTTtggaagtaagaaaaaaaacctgcccAAGCAGGAGCATATAGAGGCCTGCAAAGAGGGTTTAATAATACCAGAAGAGGAAAAGTCAGAGGCGACAAGAAGCACAGCAGATGAAGTCTTGAAGTTATACGTTCTACCCGAGATTCCCCCAATACCGTTATCag TAATGCAGATTAACAATCTCATTAAGGATAATATCTTGGAAAAGGCCTATGTCAATATACTTTCTTTGCGGGAGGAGGTTCAATGTGAGAAGGAAGCATTGGCTGGAAATGATTCTCCAGGGGAACTgttaaataaagagaaagatCTGAGCATGCTGTACAACAACCTGAGAGATAAACTTACTGAAATTGTCCAGCAATCCTCTGCACAGCCTTCTTTTAATAAAGAGCTACTAGTGCAGATGTCTGGCATCATCCAagaggaggaaaagagagaaggagatgcTGGGAAGATGGGCGGATGGAGAGATGTCTGGAGGGCTGCAATACAGAGAGGAGTGAAAGAGACACTCGAAAAGATTCATCTTGACAGCCATGAGCAAAATGTTTCCTGGTTGGCAATACATTTAGGACAAGTGGGAAAAGTGATTGTTGAGCAGTTGGAGAAAGTAAAAGCAGAGCTTACAAGTTCTTACCCACCAAGCTTTAATGTGTTTGAAACATATGTTTCAAGCTTTCATAAAGCTGTGGCAGAACACCTGAAAGTGCTTCTGGGAAAGGTGACAGAAGTAAAGGATTACTACGCCCTTCTGGATTTTATTTTGAAACGTTATCACAG TGAAAAGATTATGGGAAGCAAGTCTTTGCAGCCAGAATTGAAGGAGGAGCTGAAGACTCTTAAACTAGAAGATGATTTTCTAGGTCAGATCAAGAAAGCATACTGCAATTGCTTGAAG GCAGATGTGAGATCAACTCTGGACAGTATAATTAAGCTGGAAAATGATGAAATGtggaaagaacaaaataaaccaCAGATTAATGAGGACCTTTACATCTCTCACATTCACATGGACATCTTGATG TATATTAAAGGACCAATTCAGGCCTCAAGTTTGCTTGATGTGGAACTTGAACAGAAAGTTATGTGCTGCTGCCTAGATGAGCTAAAGAAATTTCCTAAACG ATTTGAGTCAGCCTTTGTGCAATGGAACAAAACTCTCCTGGATCCCTCCCTGTGGGCTGAATATCACATTACTTACATCAACAGTTTCAGAGATTTGaa agaGCAAATTGAGATCTACAGACAAAAGTGCCCAAGTGAAGTGGAGGAGCTGTGCAAGGAGTTACATGAACTAATTAACCTCCTGAGCCAGGCTTTTCTAGAACATTTTAAAACTGACACTAAG CCTCATCTAAGGTTGATGATAACAAGGGAATGGCTGCGTTCTGAAGAAAACTTTCAGCAACTGCATAAGAAAATTGAAATTCTCTCCCAACAATGCAAACATCTGAGTCCCAATCATGCACCG AATTCTGTTCAAAACTGGCTTTATCCAGTAGGGGACCACATGCAAAAGATcattggagagaaaaaaaagagtgaaataCAGGCTTATCTAGAGCCACTGGTTAATGACTATCCAGATTTCAG CCAAAAGCACCTTTCAGCAATACTGTATTTCCGTGGAGTAAAACGGGGCAGAAAGAGACGGATGATCCTGCAGAAGCTTTCGGACCTAAAGCAACATGACAGAAATACTGGGAGTAAAGAACATGCATTATTCAGTCAAATGGAGACAGCAGTGAACACAGACTGCCTAGCCAATGTGCCAGTCTGTTCTTTGTTGTAG
- the tnfaip2b gene encoding tumor necrosis factor alpha-induced protein 2 isoform X1, whose translation MASNTCWRLPDCFRAGLSTEQDAMTVGSSSPRVRKVSPSKSKFSKFTQHLPFFKRNNHVQDVPDVPGEVKYKEVLLSFQQNLQQHHFAVAEKQLICCEEKLFALKQDEIESSMPMLEEKEELNKDNRDLLNRVMSTIEMSFDVQTDEAKEILKEAVLVIDQEEEQDRRWEGVENYPSWRPMCYRDDHDRLLQRMVLQRMEEATLDSNITLGSSVQREITARGKQLKKDLLQIAKNVQTCYPKENVCQLYAKMYHQVFCDKLREIAEYGLADDDCRHVLQWVNTFYPEILRHEILSGVIEYEHFEPLLPTSTLKQLEEQFLVAKENELRTWCQSALSAEKEADPKLRDNCYLSHLAFDVIQCVNAFLTSSTNVLGSWSKTQRITHQLKDFFINYQDFLEKVIEDNQVTADAVLKANLPCIRDFRDYIMTNPNHFPQHVQNDCIDLLTRTRDTCHNYFIKPIHKALKGTYSKVGTREWIKHNEDVCNELLEGVDKQIQEIRNLDEACLKDLVSKLHEEVLAEYVRKMMKKKIKFKDEKKLQQAAEALCTNSQRMHMLFTRAGSNMKHLEDILPKLAELLTLNDPQIIELQLVVLSNNYPDLCEVHVSAWLYLRANLSTSDLKKIKKTFAMYHGQTSESTVECQDPLHSSRNFFSKVTIK comes from the exons ATGGCATCCAATACATGCTGGAGGTTACCGGACTGTTTTCGGGCAGGACTCAGTACTGAGCAGGATG CCATGACTGTTGGATCATCATCTCCCAGAGTCAGAAAGGTCTCACCTTCTAAGTCAAAATTTTCCAAATTTACACAACACCTACCATTTTTCAAACGGAATAATCACGTTCAGGACGTTCCGGACGTTCCAGGTGAAGTCAAGTATAAAG AAGTTCTGTTATCCTTCCAGCAGAACCTACAGCAGCATCACTTCGCAGTGGCAGAGAAGCAGCTGATTTGTTGCGAGGAGAAGTTGTTTGCATTGAAGCAAGATGAGATTGAATCCAGCATGCCCATGTTGGAGGAAAAGGAGGAATTGAACAAAGATAACAGAGACCTTTTAAACAGAGTTATGTCAACAATTGAGATGTCTTTTGATGTTCAAACTGACGAAGcgaaagaaattttaaaagagGCTGTCTTAGTCATAGACCAAGAAGAAGAGCAGGACAGGAGATGGGAAGGGGTTGAGAATTATCCTTCATGGAGGCCAATGTGTTACAGAGATGATCATGACAGACTGCTTCAGAGAATGGTGTTACAGCGGATGGAAGAGGCAACGCTAGATTCAAACATTACCCTTGGATCTTCAGTTCAACGGGAGATCACTGCCAGGGGTAAACAACTAAAGAAAGACCTGCTGCAAATTGCAAAGAATGTGCAGACCTGCTACCCAAAAGAGAATGTGTGCCaactgtatgccaaaatgtaccATCAAGTTTTTTGTGATAAGCTCAGAGAAATTGCTGAGTATGGACTTGCTGATGATGACTGCAGACATGTACTTCAGTGGGTGAACACTTTTTACCCTGA GATTTTGAGGCATGAAATACTCTCTGGGGTGATTGAATATGAACATTTTGAGCCTCTCCTACCTACAAGTACTCTTAAGCAGTTGGAAGAACAGTTTTTGGTTGCTAAGGAG AATGAACTGCGTACATGGTGTCAATCAGCCTTGAGCGCTGAAAAGGAAGCTGATCCTAAACTGAGGGACAATTGCTACTTAAGCCATCTAGCCTTTGATGTGATTCAG TGTGTCAATGCTTTTCTTACATCATCAACGAATGTGCTGGGCTCTTGGTCAAAAACACAGAGAATCACACATcagttaaaagatttttttattaa TTACCAGGATTTCCTTGAAAAGGTAATTGAGGATAATCAGGTGACTGCTGATGCTGTATTGAAGGCCAACCTGCCTTGTATCAGAGATTTCAG GGATTATATAATGACAAATCCAAATCACTTCCCTCAACACGTCCAGAATGACTGTATAGATCTGCTGACCAGGACAAGAGACACATGCCACAATTATTTCATCAAACCAATCCATAAAGCCCTCAAG GGAACGTATTCTAAAGTGGGCACCAGAGAATGGATTAAACACAATGAAGATGTGTGTAATGAATTGCTTGAAGGGGTGGATAAACAGATTCAGGAAATTAGAAATCTGGATGAGGCGTGCCTTAAG GACCTGGTCAGCAAGCTTCATGAAGAAGTATTAGCTGAATATGTGCGGAAAATGATGAAGAAAAAGATTAAATTTAAAGATGAGAAGAAGCTACAACAGGCAGCTGAAGCATTATGCACAAACAGTCAGAGAATGCATATGCTGTTTACTAGGGCT GGGTCAAACATGAAACACTTGGAAGACATCCTGCCCAAACTAGCTGAACTACTTACGCTAAATGATCCACAGATCATTGAACTTCAGCTGGTCGTCCTGTCTAACAATTACCCAGACCTCTG TGAAGTGCATGTCTCCGCTTGGCTTTACCTCAGGGCAAACCTGTCTACCTCAGAcctcaaaaaaattaagaagaCCTTTGCTATGTATCATGGTCAGACTTCAGAAAGCACTGTAGAATGTCAGGATCCTCTTCATTCAAGCAGGAATTTCTTCTCCAAAGTAACCATTAAGTAA
- the LOC128529386 gene encoding exocyst complex component 3-like protein 4 isoform X1 → MADSVSGEADRRSDISACTEDRTEMAENNKTQINVKKKKKNSIIKSVKGSFLSPKNKEADNKTKRTNTENDLGNSLDDPQSPSSPMESPLTQQESLRQKLRFGSKKKNLPKQEHIEACKEGLIIPEEEKSEATRSTADEVLKLYVLPEIPPIPLSVMQINNLIKDNILEKAYVNILSLREEVQCEKEALAGNDSPGELLNKEKDLSMLYNNLRDKLTEIVQQSSAQPSFNKELLVQMSGIIQEEEKREGDAGKMGGWRDVWRAAIQRGVKETLEKIHLDSHEQNVSWLAIHLGQVGKVIVEQLEKVKAELTSSYPPSFNVFETYVSSFHKAVAEHLKVLLGKVTEVKDYYALLDFILKRYHSEKIMGSKSLQPELKEELKTLKLEDDFLGQIKKAYCNCLKADVRSTLDSIIKLENDEMWKEQNKPQINEDLYISHIHMDILMYIKGPIQASSLLDVELEQKVMCCCLDELKKFPKRFESAFVQWNKTLLDPSLWAEYHITYINSFRDLKEQIEIYRQKCPSEVEELCKELHELINLLSQAFLEHFKTDTKPHLRLMITREWLRSEENFQQLHKKIEILSQQCKHLSPNHAPGFVSDVHYFVAKEYISQLMKNNYSCKNRKNEKAAAKIEKQWVELCALFQEMNSVQNWLYPVGDHMQKIIGEKKKSEIQAYLEPLVNDYPDFSQKHLSAILYFRGVKRGRKRRMILQKLSDLKQHDRNTGSKEHALFSQMETAVNTDCLANVPVCSLL, encoded by the exons ATGGCAGATAGTGTAAGCGGTGAAGCAGATAGGCGTAGTGACATTTCAGCATGTACTGAGGACAGAACAGAAATGgcagaaaacaataaaacacagataaatgtcaaaaagaagaagaagaacagcaTAATAAAATCTGTCAAAGGAAGCTTTTTGTCCCCAAAAAACAAAGAGGCAGATAACAAAACAAAGAGGACAAATACAGAAAATGACCTTGGTAATTCCTTGGACGATCCACAATCTCCATCTTCACCAA TGGAAAGCCCGCTTACCCAACAAGAATCTCTAAGACAGAAACTGCGTTTtggaagtaagaaaaaaaacctgcccAAGCAGGAGCATATAGAGGCCTGCAAAGAGGGTTTAATAATACCAGAAGAGGAAAAGTCAGAGGCGACAAGAAGCACAGCAGATGAAGTCTTGAAGTTATACGTTCTACCCGAGATTCCCCCAATACCGTTATCag TAATGCAGATTAACAATCTCATTAAGGATAATATCTTGGAAAAGGCCTATGTCAATATACTTTCTTTGCGGGAGGAGGTTCAATGTGAGAAGGAAGCATTGGCTGGAAATGATTCTCCAGGGGAACTgttaaataaagagaaagatCTGAGCATGCTGTACAACAACCTGAGAGATAAACTTACTGAAATTGTCCAGCAATCCTCTGCACAGCCTTCTTTTAATAAAGAGCTACTAGTGCAGATGTCTGGCATCATCCAagaggaggaaaagagagaaggagatgcTGGGAAGATGGGCGGATGGAGAGATGTCTGGAGGGCTGCAATACAGAGAGGAGTGAAAGAGACACTCGAAAAGATTCATCTTGACAGCCATGAGCAAAATGTTTCCTGGTTGGCAATACATTTAGGACAAGTGGGAAAAGTGATTGTTGAGCAGTTGGAGAAAGTAAAAGCAGAGCTTACAAGTTCTTACCCACCAAGCTTTAATGTGTTTGAAACATATGTTTCAAGCTTTCATAAAGCTGTGGCAGAACACCTGAAAGTGCTTCTGGGAAAGGTGACAGAAGTAAAGGATTACTACGCCCTTCTGGATTTTATTTTGAAACGTTATCACAG TGAAAAGATTATGGGAAGCAAGTCTTTGCAGCCAGAATTGAAGGAGGAGCTGAAGACTCTTAAACTAGAAGATGATTTTCTAGGTCAGATCAAGAAAGCATACTGCAATTGCTTGAAG GCAGATGTGAGATCAACTCTGGACAGTATAATTAAGCTGGAAAATGATGAAATGtggaaagaacaaaataaaccaCAGATTAATGAGGACCTTTACATCTCTCACATTCACATGGACATCTTGATG TATATTAAAGGACCAATTCAGGCCTCAAGTTTGCTTGATGTGGAACTTGAACAGAAAGTTATGTGCTGCTGCCTAGATGAGCTAAAGAAATTTCCTAAACG ATTTGAGTCAGCCTTTGTGCAATGGAACAAAACTCTCCTGGATCCCTCCCTGTGGGCTGAATATCACATTACTTACATCAACAGTTTCAGAGATTTGaa agaGCAAATTGAGATCTACAGACAAAAGTGCCCAAGTGAAGTGGAGGAGCTGTGCAAGGAGTTACATGAACTAATTAACCTCCTGAGCCAGGCTTTTCTAGAACATTTTAAAACTGACACTAAG CCTCATCTAAGGTTGATGATAACAAGGGAATGGCTGCGTTCTGAAGAAAACTTTCAGCAACTGCATAAGAAAATTGAAATTCTCTCCCAACAATGCAAACATCTGAGTCCCAATCATGCACCG GGATTTGTGAGTGATGTGCATTATTTTGTGGCAAAGGAATATATCTCTCAGTTGATGAAGAATAACTACTCATGCAAAAACAGGAAGAATGAAAAAGCTGCTGCCAAAATTGAAAAGCAGTGGGTTGAACTCTGTGCACTCTTTCAGGAAATG AATTCTGTTCAAAACTGGCTTTATCCAGTAGGGGACCACATGCAAAAGATcattggagagaaaaaaaagagtgaaataCAGGCTTATCTAGAGCCACTGGTTAATGACTATCCAGATTTCAG CCAAAAGCACCTTTCAGCAATACTGTATTTCCGTGGAGTAAAACGGGGCAGAAAGAGACGGATGATCCTGCAGAAGCTTTCGGACCTAAAGCAACATGACAGAAATACTGGGAGTAAAGAACATGCATTATTCAGTCAAATGGAGACAGCAGTGAACACAGACTGCCTAGCCAATGTGCCAGTCTGTTCTTTGTTGTAG